A window of Nitrospirae bacterium YQR-1 genomic DNA:
ATGTACATCCAGGCTTATCATAAACTCAGCACCACCATCCACATTATAAACCATCAAACTACCACCCATATTCGTCTCAATTATCGTTTTTGACATATAAAGCCCTATGCCGGTACCTTCCTGTTCTTTAGTCGTAAAATAGGGTTCAAATATTCTCCCTACAACATCGTCTGGAATTCCACCGCCATTGTCTCTGATAGAAACGATAACTCTGGATTTGTCTTCAGAATTATCTATATTGATTAATATGCTTCCTTTAAGGTCGGAATCTTTTATCTTTTTAGAAACAATTGCATCTTTGGAATTATTTAACATATTGAGCACCACTTGTTTAAATTCATTAGGGTAACCTTCTGTGAGCATTAATACATTGTGGTCAGCTTTTACAGAAATATCTATATTGCTTTTGCTAAAAACATGTTTAAACATTGATAGAAGTTCATCTATGGTTGTTTTTACATCAAATAAGACCTTTTTCTTTGAAGGTATAAAGAAATTTTTGAAATCATCTATCGTTTTTGCCATAAAATCTATTTGCTGCATCGTAGAACCCACTACATCATCAATGAATTTACCATTAATCTCCCCGTGAGTATAAGAATCTTTCAAATCCTGTATAACTAATCCCACTGCATTTATTGGCTGCTTCCACTGGTGGGCTATTAAGCCAATCATCTCACCCATGGAAGCCATTTTGGATTGTTGAATCAACATTTGCTCGTGTTTATGTCTTTTTTTAGTTTCCGCCTCTACCATTGTCTCAAGATTTATATTTAAATTTTTCAGCTCCTCTTCCATGCGTTTACGTTGTGTTATATCCGTAGCTATGCCACATACGGCATAAATTTGTCCTTTCACATCATACAGTGGAAACTTTATGGAAATATAGGTGTGCATACCATCATCATGCGGAACGATTTCTTCATACTGTAAAGACATATTTTTTTCTATCACATCAATATCATTTGCCCTGAAACTATCGGCTGCTTCCTTTGGAAAAATATCATGATCAGTTTTACTGATGACATCATGTCTGTTTATATGAAAAAGCGTCTCATAACGGCTATTTATAAGAATATAACGGCCTTGTATATCTTTAAGAAAAATAACGGCTGTTGAGCTGTCCATTATTGACTGGAGTTGATTGCTGACTTCTTTTAGTTTTATCTCAATTTTTATTCGTGTTGATATTTCTGTGTTAAGGTTCTCTTCCATCAGTTTACGTCTGAGTATTTCCTTTTCCAATGATAAATAAATTTCCCTGAGCTTTACAGTCATTGTATTGAAATAATCAGCTACCACACCTATCTCATCAGTTGACTTGTGAGGAATTATGTATTGCAGATTCCCGGACGATATGATTTCTATCCCTTCTTGTAGTCTTTTTAGTCCTCTTAAGATATTTTTACCCAATTTGACGGATACAAACAAGATAATTATTACAAACGCTCCTGTAACAGATACGATAAACACATGAAATCTTCGTTGTAGTTCTATTTGCTTACTTTCAACGATCTCTCTGAGGAATATAGCTTTTGTTACAATAGTATGTGCCTTTAACAATAAATGATTTGCAATAATATTCTTTTTATTAATGTATTCAGGGGAAAACATGTC
This region includes:
- a CDS encoding ATP-binding protein, with amino-acid sequence MTIKSKLWIIVLLPFISVVTVGTLVILDSYYDEIAVNQKYAVIDLLKKTFETSIIANEMLLRCDKNKLQRLESLNSMITQIISRLHFKEYQQQELLREIAVQHKELINLYLIYYNLFLSQNMTDMFSPEYINKKNIIANHLLLKAHTIVTKAIFLREIVESKQIELQRRFHVFIVSVTGAFVIIILFVSVKLGKNILRGLKRLQEGIEIISSGNLQYIIPHKSTDEIGVVADYFNTMTVKLREIYLSLEKEILRRKLMEENLNTEISTRIKIEIKLKEVSNQLQSIMDSSTAVIFLKDIQGRYILINSRYETLFHINRHDVISKTDHDIFPKEAADSFRANDIDVIEKNMSLQYEEIVPHDDGMHTYISIKFPLYDVKGQIYAVCGIATDITQRKRMEEELKNLNINLETMVEAETKKRHKHEQMLIQQSKMASMGEMIGLIAHQWKQPINAVGLVIQDLKDSYTHGEINGKFIDDVVGSTMQQIDFMAKTIDDFKNFFIPSKKKVLFDVKTTIDELLSMFKHVFSKSNIDISVKADHNVLMLTEGYPNEFKQVVLNMLNNSKDAIVSKKIKDSDLKGSILINIDNSEDKSRVIVSIRDNGGGIPDDVVGRIFEPYFTTKEQEGTGIGLYMSKTIIETNMGGSLMVYNVDGGAEFMISLDVHKSESV